TCCGCCGCCTCGTCGAGCCCCAGCGAGTACCGCAGCAGCATCGCCGTGCTCAGGATGCTGGCGATGGGGTTGGCGATTCCCTGGCCCGCGATGTCCGGCGCGGTGCCGTGGATCGGCTCGAACAGGCCGTACGCGGGCTTCCCCTGCTCCGGCACGCCGGCGAGGCTCGCCGAGGGCAGCATGCCCATCGAGCCGGACAGCACAGCGGCCTCGTCCGTGAGGATGTCGCCGAAGGTGTTCTCCGCCACCATCACGTCGAAGCGGCTGGGCGCGCGCACCAGCTGCATTGCGGCGGTGTCCACGAGGACGTGCTCCAACTCGACGTCCGGGTACTCCTCGCCCATCTCCATGGCGATCTCGCGCCACAGCCGCGAGGACTCCAGCACGTTGGCCTTGTCGACGGATGTCAGCTTCTTCCGCCGCATCCGCGCCAGCTCGAAGCCGACGCGCAGCACGCGCGCAATGAACTCCTCGCTGTAGTACATCGTGTCGACACCCCGGCGGCCCCGGCTGTTGCTCCAGCGTTTCTTCGGCTTGCCGTAGTAGAGCCCACCCGTCAGCTCTCGCACGACGATGAAGTCGACACCCTCCAGCACCGACGGCTTGAGCGTGCTCGCGTCGATGAGCTGCGGCACCACCTGCACCGGGCGCAGGTTCGCGAAGAGGTCCAGCCCCTGCCGGATGGCCAGCAGGCCGTCCTCAGGGCGTGTCTTGGCGCGGGGGTCGTCCCACTTCGGCCCGCCGACGGCGCCGAACAGGACGGCGTCGGCCGCCTTGGCCGTGCGCAGGGTCGAGTCGGGCAGCGCGTTGCCGAAGTCGTCGATGGCGTTGCCGCCCACCGCTCCGTGCTCGTACTCGAAGGTGTGGCCGAACCGGTCGCCGATGGCGTTGAGCACCCTGACGCTCTCATTCGTGACCTCCGGGCCGATGCCGTCGCCGGGCAGCACTGCAATCTTGTAGTCCATGCGATTCCTTCCTCCGCCCACCCGTCGGGGTGGTATTCGTATGCTTTTGGCTACGTCCCAATCGGGCGTTTGACGGGCATCCCCGCCTGCCGCGGATACCCCTTCGGCGTCGCCGCGATCTTCTCGACGACCACCAGCGCACGGCCGTCCTCGAGTCCCGGGGCGCTGACCGGGCGCAGGGTCGGAGCGGCGCCCCCAAGAAGCTGGACTGCCTTGGCCGCAGCGGCTAGCTCCGGCCCGACGTTGTCCTTCTTGTGCGCCACCAGCACGCCGCCGGCGCGCAGGAACGGCAGTGTCAGCTCGGCCAGCGCGGGCAGCTTGGCCACGCCCCGGGCGAGCACGGCGTCGAACGACGCACGCAGCGACGGGTCGTGGGCGAGGTCCTCTGCCCGCCCGTGCTGCACCGTCACGTCCGGCAACTCTAGGTGTGCGACGAGGTCCCTGAGAAAGGCCACCTTCTTGCCCGTCGTCTCCAACAAATCCAGTCGGATGCCGGGAAAGGCTATCTTCAGCGCCACGCCGGGGAGTCCAGCCCCGCTGCCGACGTCGAGCACGCGCCCGCCCCGCAGGGTCTCGGCGGTGAGGACGCAGGCCACCGTCAGCGAGTCCAGAAAGTGCAGCGTCTCGACGGCCTCTGGCTTCGTGATGGAGGTCAGGTTCATCCGCGTGTTCGCTACGAGCATGACGTGGGCGTACTTCGCGAACTGCGCTTCCTGCTCGGCGCTCAGCTCAACGCCGATGGCGCGGGCGCCTTCGGTCAGCAGGCGCAACTTGCTCTCGGCCTCGGTCTTCTGCATGCCGAGAGTATAGCAGGGTGCGCACACGTGTGCGGGCGTGAGGGCGGGGTGCCCCTTCCCCCGGCGGCCAGCCCCCGCTAAGCTGTTGGGCATGCCTTAGACGGGAGGGGTCATGGCCACGCGTCAGTTGGTACGGGAGAACGCCGAGCTTGAGGCGGAGCTGCGCAAGCGGCTGCGCGGCGAGGTCCGCTTCGACCGGATGACCCGCGCCATCTACGCCACCGACGCCTCCATCTACCAGATGGACCCCGTCGGCGTGGTCTTCCCGATGGACGTGGAGGACGTGGTCAACACTGTTACCTTCTCGGCGGTCCACGGCGTGCCCGTGCTGCCCC
This genomic stretch from Chloroflexota bacterium harbors:
- the leuB gene encoding 3-isopropylmalate dehydrogenase, which codes for MDYKIAVLPGDGIGPEVTNESVRVLNAIGDRFGHTFEYEHGAVGGNAIDDFGNALPDSTLRTAKAADAVLFGAVGGPKWDDPRAKTRPEDGLLAIRQGLDLFANLRPVQVVPQLIDASTLKPSVLEGVDFIVVRELTGGLYYGKPKKRWSNSRGRRGVDTMYYSEEFIARVLRVGFELARMRRKKLTSVDKANVLESSRLWREIAMEMGEEYPDVELEHVLVDTAAMQLVRAPSRFDVMVAENTFGDILTDEAAVLSGSMGMLPSASLAGVPEQGKPAYGLFEPIHGTAPDIAGQGIANPIASILSTAMLLRYSLGLDEAAELVEDAVSRALADGYRSGDIAAPGDNVVGTVEMGNIIVSLLG
- the rsmG gene encoding 16S rRNA (guanine(527)-N(7))-methyltransferase RsmG; amino-acid sequence: MQKTEAESKLRLLTEGARAIGVELSAEQEAQFAKYAHVMLVANTRMNLTSITKPEAVETLHFLDSLTVACVLTAETLRGGRVLDVGSGAGLPGVALKIAFPGIRLDLLETTGKKVAFLRDLVAHLELPDVTVQHGRAEDLAHDPSLRASFDAVLARGVAKLPALAELTLPFLRAGGVLVAHKKDNVGPELAAAAKAVQLLGGAAPTLRPVSAPGLEDGRALVVVEKIAATPKGYPRQAGMPVKRPIGT